One region of Pseudomonas alvandae genomic DNA includes:
- the argH gene encoding argininosuccinate lyase, whose amino-acid sequence MSTDKTNQSWGGRFSEPVDAFVARFTASVNFDQRLYRHDIMGSIAHATMLAKVGVLTDAERDSIINGLKTIQGEIESGQFDWRVDLEDVHMNIEARLTDRIGVTGKKLHTGRSRNDQVATDIRLWLRDEIDLILAEITRLQKGLLEQAEREAESIMPGFTHLQTAQPVTFGHHMLAWFEMLSRDYERLVDCRKRTNRMPLGSAALAGTTYPIDREYTAQLLGFDAVGGNSLDNVSDRDFAIEFCAAASIAMMHLSRFSEELVLWTSAQFQFIDLPDRFCTGSSIMPQKKNPDVPELVRGKSGRVFGALMGLLTLMKGQPLAYNKDNQEDKEPLFDAADTLRDSLRAFADMIPAIRPKHAVMREAALRGFSTATDLADYLVRRGLPFRDCHEIVGHAVKYGVDTGKDLAEMSLDELRQFSDQIEQDVFAVLTLEGSVNARDHVGGTAPAQVKAAVVRGQALLASR is encoded by the coding sequence ATGAGCACTGACAAGACCAATCAGTCCTGGGGCGGCCGCTTCAGTGAACCCGTCGACGCCTTCGTCGCCCGCTTCACCGCCTCCGTCAACTTCGACCAGCGCCTGTATCGCCACGACATCATGGGCTCGATCGCCCACGCCACCATGCTGGCCAAGGTCGGCGTGCTGACCGATGCCGAGCGCGACAGCATCATCAATGGCCTGAAGACCATCCAGGGCGAGATCGAGTCCGGCCAGTTCGACTGGCGTGTCGATCTGGAAGACGTGCACATGAACATCGAGGCGCGCCTGACCGATCGCATCGGCGTGACCGGCAAGAAGCTGCACACCGGCCGCAGCCGCAACGACCAGGTCGCCACCGACATCCGCTTGTGGCTGCGCGATGAAATCGACCTGATCCTGGCCGAGATCACCCGCCTGCAAAAAGGCCTGCTGGAACAAGCCGAGCGCGAGGCCGAGAGCATCATGCCCGGCTTCACGCACCTGCAAACCGCGCAACCTGTAACGTTTGGGCATCACATGCTGGCCTGGTTCGAGATGCTCAGCCGCGACTACGAGCGCCTGGTCGATTGCCGCAAGCGCACCAACCGCATGCCCCTGGGCAGCGCCGCGCTGGCCGGCACCACCTACCCGATCGACCGAGAGTACACCGCGCAACTGCTGGGCTTCGATGCCGTCGGCGGAAACTCGCTGGATAACGTCTCGGATCGCGATTTCGCCATCGAATTCTGCGCTGCCGCGAGCATTGCAATGATGCACCTGTCGCGCTTCTCCGAAGAACTGGTGCTGTGGACCAGTGCGCAATTCCAATTCATCGATCTGCCCGACCGCTTCTGCACCGGCAGCTCGATCATGCCGCAAAAGAAAAACCCTGACGTACCGGAACTGGTACGGGGCAAGAGCGGCCGGGTATTCGGTGCGCTGATGGGCCTGTTGACCCTGATGAAAGGCCAGCCACTGGCCTATAACAAGGATAACCAGGAAGACAAGGAACCGCTGTTCGACGCGGCCGACACCTTGCGCGATTCGCTGCGGGCTTTCGCCGACATGATCCCGGCCATCAGGCCCAAGCATGCGGTCATGCGCGAAGCGGCCCTGCGCGGTTTCTCCACCGCCACCGACCTGGCCGACTACCTCGTGCGCCGTGGCTTGCCGTTCCGTGATTGCCACGAAATCGTCGGCCATGCGGTGAAGTACGGCGTGGACACTGGCAAGGACCTGGCGGAAATGAGCCTGGACGAACTGCGCCAGTTCAGCGACCAGATCGAGCAGGATGTGTTTGCGGTGCTGACCCTGGAAGGTTCGGTCAATGCCCGTGACCACGTTGGCGGAACGGCGCCGGCGCAGGTCAAGGCAGCCGTGGTGCGAGGCCAGGCGCTGCTTGCCAGCCGCTAA
- a CDS encoding glutathione S-transferase family protein has translation MLKLYGFCVSNYYNMVKLALLEKGLPFEEVPFVGAQTPEALAISPRGKVPVLKTEQGFINETSVILEYLEQAQPGKALLPADPFERAQVLALCREIELYIELPGRACYAEAFFGMPVPDAVKEKAKGELLLGFASLGRHGKFAPYVAGETLSVADLYFYYSLSLVLQVGKKVFDIDLLADMPKAKALMELMGQNPHVQRIAADREAEMPAFLARISAKK, from the coding sequence ATGCTTAAGCTTTATGGTTTTTGTGTCAGCAATTATTACAACATGGTCAAGCTGGCGCTGCTGGAGAAGGGGCTGCCCTTCGAAGAGGTCCCGTTCGTGGGGGCCCAGACTCCCGAAGCGCTGGCCATCAGCCCTCGCGGTAAAGTGCCGGTGCTGAAGACCGAGCAGGGATTTATCAACGAAACCAGCGTGATCCTCGAATACCTCGAGCAAGCCCAGCCAGGCAAGGCCTTGTTGCCCGCCGATCCGTTCGAGCGCGCCCAGGTATTGGCCTTGTGCCGGGAAATCGAGCTGTACATCGAGTTGCCTGGACGTGCCTGCTACGCCGAGGCTTTTTTCGGCATGCCGGTGCCGGATGCGGTCAAGGAGAAGGCCAAGGGTGAATTGCTGCTGGGGTTCGCTTCCCTCGGCCGGCACGGAAAATTCGCGCCGTACGTGGCGGGTGAGACCCTGAGCGTTGCCGACTTGTACTTCTACTACAGCCTGTCGCTGGTCTTGCAGGTGGGCAAGAAAGTCTTCGATATCGACCTGCTGGCCGATATGCCAAAGGCGAAGGCCTTGATGGAATTGATGGGGCAGAACCCGCACGTGCAGCGGATCGCTGCGGACAGGGAGGCAGAGATGCCGGCGTTTTTGGCAAGGATCTCCGCCAAGAAGTGA
- a CDS encoding LytR/AlgR family response regulator transcription factor has translation MNVLIVDDEPLARERLSRLLGELEGYSVLEPSATNGEEALALIDSHKPDIVLLDIRMPGLDGLQVAAKLCERESPPAVVFCTTRDDFPPEVLQAGAVGYLIKPVSVEALEEALRKAERPNRTQLAALTRPAAESGSGPRSHISARTRKGIELIPLNQVVYFIADHKYVTLRHESGEVLLDEPLKALEDEFGERFVRIHRNALVARERIERLQRTPHGHFQLYLKGLNGDALIVSRRHVAGVRKMMQQL, from the coding sequence ATGAATGTCCTGATCGTTGACGACGAACCACTGGCCCGCGAGCGCCTGAGCCGATTGCTCGGTGAACTCGAGGGTTACAGTGTCCTGGAGCCGAGCGCCACCAATGGCGAAGAGGCATTGGCCCTTATCGACAGCCACAAGCCGGATATCGTGCTGCTCGACATTCGCATGCCTGGCCTGGACGGCTTGCAGGTCGCGGCGAAGCTGTGCGAGCGCGAGTCCCCGCCCGCGGTGGTGTTCTGCACCACTCGGGATGACTTTCCCCCCGAGGTATTGCAGGCCGGCGCCGTGGGCTACCTGATCAAGCCTGTTTCCGTTGAGGCGCTGGAAGAGGCGCTGCGCAAGGCAGAGCGGCCGAACCGCACACAACTGGCGGCGCTGACCCGTCCTGCCGCCGAAAGTGGCAGCGGTCCTCGCAGCCATATCAGTGCGCGGACGCGCAAGGGGATCGAACTGATCCCGTTGAACCAGGTGGTCTATTTCATTGCGGATCATAAATACGTGACGTTGCGCCACGAAAGCGGCGAAGTGCTGCTGGACGAGCCACTCAAGGCCCTCGAGGACGAGTTCGGCGAGCGGTTCGTGCGCATTCACCGCAACGCGTTGGTGGCGCGTGAACGCATCGAGCGGTTGCAGCGCACGCCCCATGGGCATTTCCAGTTGTACCTCAAAGGGCTTAACGGCGATGCACTGATTGTCAGCCGGCGGCATGTCGCGGGTGTGCGCAAGATGATGCAGCAGCTTTAG
- the hemC gene encoding hydroxymethylbilane synthase has translation MSPREIRIATRKSALALWQAEYVKARLEAAHPGLIVTLVPMVSRGDKLLDSPLSKIGGKGLFVKELETALLDNEADIAVHSMKDVPMDFPLGLGLFCICEREDPRDAFVSNTYASLDALPAGSVVGTSSLRRQAQLLTRRPDLQIRFLRGNVNTRLAKLDAGEYDAIILAAAGLIRLGFEDRITSAISVDDSLPAGGQGAVGIECRSADDEIHALLAPLHHEDTAIRVFAERALNKHLNGGCQVPIACYAVLEGEQVWLRGLVGDPSGGTLLSAEARAPWRDAEALGVRVAEDLLSQGADDILKKVYGEAGPA, from the coding sequence ATGTCCCCTCGCGAGATCCGCATCGCCACCCGTAAAAGCGCCTTGGCCCTCTGGCAGGCCGAATACGTCAAAGCCCGCCTGGAAGCGGCCCATCCCGGTTTGATCGTGACGCTGGTGCCGATGGTCAGCCGCGGGGACAAGCTGCTGGATTCGCCACTGTCGAAGATCGGGGGAAAGGGCCTGTTCGTCAAGGAACTGGAAACGGCCTTGCTGGACAACGAAGCCGATATCGCCGTGCATTCGATGAAGGACGTGCCCATGGATTTCCCCCTGGGCCTGGGTCTTTTCTGTATCTGCGAGCGGGAAGACCCACGCGATGCGTTCGTCTCCAATACCTATGCCAGCCTTGATGCACTGCCCGCCGGGAGTGTGGTGGGTACTTCCAGCCTGCGTCGCCAGGCTCAGTTGCTGACTCGTCGTCCCGATCTGCAGATCCGTTTCCTGCGCGGCAACGTCAACACCCGCCTGGCGAAGCTCGATGCCGGCGAGTACGACGCGATCATCCTCGCCGCCGCTGGTTTGATCCGCTTGGGTTTCGAGGACCGCATCACCTCGGCCATCAGTGTCGACGACAGCCTGCCGGCTGGCGGGCAGGGTGCGGTAGGGATCGAGTGCCGCAGCGCCGATGACGAAATCCATGCCTTGCTGGCGCCTTTGCACCACGAAGACACCGCCATCCGTGTGTTCGCCGAACGTGCTCTCAACAAACATCTGAATGGCGGCTGCCAAGTGCCGATCGCCTGCTATGCCGTGCTCGAGGGCGAGCAAGTCTGGTTGCGTGGCCTGGTCGGCGATCCGAGCGGCGGCACGCTGCTCAGCGCTGAAGCCCGGGCACCGTGGCGCGATGCCGAGGCGCTGGGTGTGCGGGTCGCCGAAGACCTGCTGAGCCAAGGCGCTGACGACATCCTCAAAAAAGTCTACGGCGAGGCAGGCCCCGCGTGA